From Acanthopagrus latus isolate v.2019 chromosome 22, fAcaLat1.1, whole genome shotgun sequence, the proteins below share one genomic window:
- the fkbp6 gene encoding inactive peptidyl-prolyl cis-trans isomerase FKBP6 isoform X2 codes for MHSPFDHLRQQMNDVLGDGGILKEVVQPGEGPPVPQNASVLIHYSGFLEYSAEPFETTTNLKYPRMMKLGKDLTLAGLELGLLTMRKGEFSRFLLQPCYAYGDMGCPPFIPAAAVVLYEVHILDFLDSGQVDEFIALSPEEQNTVSLSKLLEVVNTVRSFGNRCFNQSHYDNAKRRYKQALMLLENRETEREAEKEGIRTALLPLFLNLSLTELRLDSPHKALKYGNKALEIDSANTKALFRCGQAYLELREYESAQGCLITAQARKPFDTDINNLLRKVAMSYKDTLDKEKDMCSRMFRGLRDK; via the exons ATGCAT AGTCCGTTCGACCATCTCCGACAGCAGATGAATGATGTGTTGGGAGATGGAGGCATCCTAAAGGAGGTGGTCCAACCTGGAGAGGGCCCACCTGTACCTCAAAACGCTTCTGTACTGA TCCATTATTCTGGTTTTCTGGAGTATTCTGCTGAACCTTTCGAAACTACCACAAACTTAAAGTACCCCCGGATGATGAAGTTAGGCAAAG ATTTGACGCTGGCCGGACTAGAGCTCGGACTGTTAACCATGCGGAAAGGAGAGTTCTCTCGTTTCCTCCTCCAGCCGTGCTATGCATACGGGGACATGGGTTGTCCTCCTTTCATCCCCGCTGCTGCCGTGGTTCTGTACGAGGTTCACATCCTCGACTTCCTCGACTCGGGACAAGTGGATGAATTCATTGCACTGAGTCCG GAGGAGCAGAACACAGTTTCTCTGTCGAAGCTTCTTGAAGTTGTCAACACAGTCCGCAGCTTTGGCAACCGTTGCTTCAACCAAAGCCATTACGACAATGCCAAACGTCGCTACAAACAG GCACTGATGCTGCtggagaacagagagacagagagagaagcagagaaggAGGGGATCAGGACGGCGCTGCTTCCTCTCTTCCTGAACCTTTCTCTCACCGAGCTCCGCCTGGACAGCCCACACAAAGCCTTGAAATACGGCAACAAAGCCTTGGAGATAGACTCAGCCAACACAAAGGCTCTTTTCCGCTGTGGACAG GCATATCTGGAGCTGCGTGAGTACGAGAGCGCCCAGGGTTGCCTCATAACGGCTCAAGCGAGGAAGCCCTTTGACACTGACATCAACAACCTACTGAGGAAAGTGGCAAT
- the fkbp6 gene encoding inactive peptidyl-prolyl cis-trans isomerase FKBP6 isoform X1 has product MSGNGLVHSIQRLINSEERLRTPSPFDHLRQQMNDVLGDGGILKEVVQPGEGPPVPQNASVLIHYSGFLEYSAEPFETTTNLKYPRMMKLGKDLTLAGLELGLLTMRKGEFSRFLLQPCYAYGDMGCPPFIPAAAVVLYEVHILDFLDSGQVDEFIALSPEEQNTVSLSKLLEVVNTVRSFGNRCFNQSHYDNAKRRYKQALMLLENRETEREAEKEGIRTALLPLFLNLSLTELRLDSPHKALKYGNKALEIDSANTKALFRCGQAYLELREYESAQGCLITAQARKPFDTDINNLLRKVAMSYKDTLDKEKDMCSRMFRGLRDK; this is encoded by the exons ATGTCTGGAAACGGGTTAGTCCACAGTATCCAGAGGTTAATAAACTCCGAGGAGCGGCTGAGGACTCCG AGTCCGTTCGACCATCTCCGACAGCAGATGAATGATGTGTTGGGAGATGGAGGCATCCTAAAGGAGGTGGTCCAACCTGGAGAGGGCCCACCTGTACCTCAAAACGCTTCTGTACTGA TCCATTATTCTGGTTTTCTGGAGTATTCTGCTGAACCTTTCGAAACTACCACAAACTTAAAGTACCCCCGGATGATGAAGTTAGGCAAAG ATTTGACGCTGGCCGGACTAGAGCTCGGACTGTTAACCATGCGGAAAGGAGAGTTCTCTCGTTTCCTCCTCCAGCCGTGCTATGCATACGGGGACATGGGTTGTCCTCCTTTCATCCCCGCTGCTGCCGTGGTTCTGTACGAGGTTCACATCCTCGACTTCCTCGACTCGGGACAAGTGGATGAATTCATTGCACTGAGTCCG GAGGAGCAGAACACAGTTTCTCTGTCGAAGCTTCTTGAAGTTGTCAACACAGTCCGCAGCTTTGGCAACCGTTGCTTCAACCAAAGCCATTACGACAATGCCAAACGTCGCTACAAACAG GCACTGATGCTGCtggagaacagagagacagagagagaagcagagaaggAGGGGATCAGGACGGCGCTGCTTCCTCTCTTCCTGAACCTTTCTCTCACCGAGCTCCGCCTGGACAGCCCACACAAAGCCTTGAAATACGGCAACAAAGCCTTGGAGATAGACTCAGCCAACACAAAGGCTCTTTTCCGCTGTGGACAG GCATATCTGGAGCTGCGTGAGTACGAGAGCGCCCAGGGTTGCCTCATAACGGCTCAAGCGAGGAAGCCCTTTGACACTGACATCAACAACCTACTGAGGAAAGTGGCAAT